A stretch of Anoplolepis gracilipes chromosome 12, ASM4749672v1, whole genome shotgun sequence DNA encodes these proteins:
- the LOC140671907 gene encoding LOW QUALITY PROTEIN: proto-oncogene tyrosine-protein kinase ROS-like (The sequence of the model RefSeq protein was modified relative to this genomic sequence to represent the inferred CDS: substituted 1 base at 1 genomic stop codon): MQVLQKDKIIMLKTVICVLLEVLMLIRVVILSDSEDSVAPNSFQEECSMCPNQTFTQVTYSADLAIKIPDNLNQNGSWYRLDYNPPVGFPPPNTTIAATEIGDVKFKGLPGMRYEYWLYYSNSTLHDCLTWTASITTPPNPPRNLTVSIRNGKTAIIYWSPPAQGNYSGFLLRTQSFNDIRNLKTKVIPVDSMPYTFGNLFPGATYSLQLFTVLNVKESVAYTSRNFTTKPNTPREFSVRFSDEATLLVICYRPPFFDGIYTHYKFSIDPPDTIESVLYVVKKASVGSGEAFFEKLVPGRAYNISVQTVSENETSAPLTAQHRTVPLRPLNVTFDKSSVTSTSFRMFWNPPNETSEFDMYELSLDNNRNLAPIRRNRHDKNRWEFKNLQLEPGKTYKVFVKTVSGDITSFPVSGYVTLKPLPVHDLRAIDEEAGQVTVVWTPESFSTQDSYKLQYHEVETTIGGDTNTLTTNKTKVILTLLLGTNYSIIVQAISNKVESNKTVIYQATYPAPPVIKYVKTIEKGLNISWQSNINYKHAKYEVTYHRRDLWESVNTWITKSDYIIFKDLYPGGRYRISIHTISHGLRSEPCDFDETVLPHPPRNLSIEKITRNTFVIYWEAPTDSMVNGYLVRYRTQNDNSWIKSLNVRAAEVKVDMTPGERYIIQVSTLSYEAEGHSLQMNYTIRPNPVLNINSYQIINSTNLIFEWLRPKGRIEAYFIRWWSIKNPKDKRTKNVSETNDSSFNENAMQIREVLLDNLVLEEQYVFVIHTVSYGLIGDIGNLTTKIKYIPEYISSKPTSPRAFVEFHNGFISNTDISVTFRWNQPEFTHDIIQGYTVQCWFIQNHKMIPICNDKSILATRLENTVQNLTSNTTYYFRVRAHTKVGVSPYTDLNVSTAHENPIPQLLTVSNDGIDIWDLDSKTKKINISVQNVLEVAYSIAEHKIYWIDFTRNLMTXEMNENNNITKIARLQNNASNLCIDWVARNLYWKEFDLELYKYVIMKLDLTMWQNGIVKFDKIKSTTNFRDITVLPTMGILYWNTNSSNLMQLDFDGKTTQIFQLDTYDTYYCFFNTPTLSTYFSMIIDDMNIEEPLIYWTSMDYVIVTDIDICDFNIILNATDISYTKSFNFLTFDKTNIYISTFDNDEIYVLRKIYARLESVNAFKYIQKIKMPYSITRFYAFSKSLQSYPPSRCLTPKEKVYNIKIMEVMTNSIIVNFTEPVHKSGCKKYNLPTTLYTLYISYCVDNNGINKSEEFKVQTYERYYKIQNLTPLTEYVLQLNLSNFYVDQLSMNPILGSDDTLFIRTKLGKLNAPENITVQTLTPTIVAVQWMPPKKLNCVPVTYEVHWKLILIDGIPHTGEQVIKMPKYTADGMFSTKLQLLSAYEYLIYVRVYPVNFSDFYNDSSSKTIRTYLEPNNITLSEVSINTMNISWIPSTNLMVLCALKYKNDSTENWQTTNNIKVNCKKKVTFYIKNLRPETSYQFLLILRYPEYEENFTWPSDERFTFSTLSDDILTTATVFAVIVIVVILICVCCFYYCKYIIILIVYRQRKEGNEQVLPSIMTDIELASLDLMPTKNTIQFNTSYRPMLQCNSNKLMKIKREQITITELLGSGAFGEVFQGKVKNLENSGMEITAAIKMLREGASLQEKTKFLQEARLMNRFRHKHVLRLLAVCSDKDSPSLVLELMETDLLKYLRESRTLQPSDSHALRLQDLLAMCEDVARGCCYLEELRFVHRDLACRNCLVSARDRETRVVKIGDFGLTRDVYRDEYYRMRSEDLVPIRWMALEFLDTGKFTSQSDVWSFGVLMWEITSLGGRLSRPFNCPSTLYQLMVCCWNVENRRPNFKRCLKNIIALREVVEDALLSPVDNEQAAND; encoded by the exons ATGCAAGTATTACAAAaggacaaaattattatgttgaaAACGGTAATATGTGTTTTACTGGAAGTGTTAATGTTAATAAGAGTGGTCATCTTGTCGGATTCGGAAGATAGTGTAGCTCCGAACAGCTTTCAGGAAGAGTGTTCTATGTGTCCAAATCAAACCTTCACAcag GTCACATACTCGGCTGATCTCGCAATCAAGATACCAGATAATCTAAACCAGAATGGGTCTTGGTACCGTTTAGATTACAATCCACCTGTTGGTTTTCCACCGCCAAATACCACTATAGCCGCCACCGAGATCGGTGACGTAAAGTTTAAGGGCTTGCCTGGCATGAGATACGAATATTGGTTGTATTACAGCAATAGTACTCTTCATGACTGTCTGACGTGGACTGCCTCGATTACGACTC CACCCAATCCGCCTAGAAACTTGACGGTATCGATACGAAATGGAAAAACCGCGATTATATATTGGTCACCTCCGGCTCAAGGGAATTATTCCGGTTTTCTGTTGCGGACGCAGAGTTTCAACGATATTCGAAATCTTAAAACCAAAGTCATACCAGTCGACTCGATGCCATATACATTCGGAAATCTCTTTCCTGGTGCTACGTATTCGCTTCAGCTCTTCACCGTGTTGAATGTCAAGGAGAGCGTTGCTTACACCAGCAGAAACTTTACAACAA aaccAAATACTCCGAGAGAATTTTCTGTCCGGTTCAGCGACGAAGCGACCCTGCTGGTAATATGCTATAGGCCGCCTTTCTTTGACGGAATATACACGCACTACAAATTTAGTATAGATCCACCGGATACCATAGAATCTGTTCTCTATGTAGTGAAGAAGGCATCTGTAGGTAGCGGAGAagcattttttgaaaaactcGTTCCAG GCAGAGCATACAACATTTCCGTGCAGACAGTTTCCGAGAACGAAACGTCCGCGCCCCTCACAGCTCAGCATCGCACTGTGCCGTTGCGTCCCCTCAATGTAACCTTCGATAAATCTTCCGTAACGTCGACTTCCTTCCGTATGTTTTGGAATCCACCCAATGAAACGTCCGAGTTCGACATGTATGAATTATCGCTCGATAATAATCGGAATCTCGCGCCAATCAGGCGAAACAGACACGACAAGAACAGATGGGAATTTAagaacttacaattagagcCTGGCAAGACGTATAAAGTATTCGTGAAAACGGTTTCTGGCGACATTACAAGTTTTCCGGTTAGCGGATATGTCACTCTGA agCCACTACCTGTTCACGATCTTAGAGCGATCGATGAAGAAGCTGGTCAGGTGACAGTTGTCTGGACTCCGGAGAGTTTCAGTACACAAGACAGTTACAAGTTACAATACCATGAGGTGGAAACAACGATTGGTGGCGATACTAATACTTTGACGACTAATAAAACAaag GTTATTCTGACTCTGCTGCTTGGAACAAATTATTCCATAATAGTACAAGCAATTAGCAATAAAGTCGAGTCAAACAAAACTGTCATATATCAAGCGACATATCCCGCCCCTCCTGTGATCAAATATGTAAAGACTATTGAAAAAGGTTTGAACATCTCCTGGCAGagcaatatcaattataagcATGCAAAATATGAAGTAACCTATCACAGGAGAGACCTTTGGGAAAGTGTGAACACTTGGATTACAAAATCggattatatcatttttaaagatCTTTACCCTGGTGGACGATATAGAATTTCAATTCACACCATTAGTCATGGACTTCGAAGCGAGCCGTGTGATTTTGACGAAACTGTTC tgcCTCATCCACCTCGGAATCTCAGTATCGAGAAAATTACAAGGAATACTTTTGTCATATACTGGGAAGCTCCGACGGATTCAATGGTTAACGGATATCTCGTCAGATATCGTACGCAAAACGACAATAGCTGGATCAAATCCTTAAATGTCCGTGCCGCGGAAGTGAAAGTGGATATGACACCCGGTGAGAGATACATTATACAAGTAAGCACTCTCAGTTATGAAGCTGAAGGTCATTCATTGCAAATGAATTACACAATCA GGCCTAATCcagttttaaatatcaattcatATCAAATCATCAACTCTACCAACTTAATTTTCGAATGGCTGCGACCAAAAGGTCGTATCGAGgcttattttataagatggTGGTCAATAAAGAATCCAAAGGATAAGAGAACGAAAAACGTCAGCGAAACCAACGATAGTAGTTTTAATGAGAATGCTATGCAAATTAGAGAGGTTCTGCTGGACAATCTAGTGCTTGAAGAACAGTATGTCTTTGTCATCCATACGGTGTCTTATGGTTTAATTGGCGACATTGGTAATTTAACCACAAAAATAA agTACATTCCAGAGTACATTTCAAGCAAGCCAACATCTCCTAGAGCATTCGTGGAATTCCACAATGGATTTATAAGTAACACAGACATTTCTGTGACTTTCAG ATGGAACCAACCTGAATTTACACATGATATAATACAAGGTTACACAGTACAGTGTTGGTTTATACAGAATCATAAAATGATTCCGATCTGCAACGACAAAAGTATTCTTGCTACGAGATTGGAGAATACGGTGCAGAATTTAACATCTAACAcgacatattattttagagtACGAGCGCATACTAAAGTTGGTGTTAGTCCTTACACAGATTTAAATGTATCAACCGCACATGAAAATCCAATACCACAATTATTGACAGTATCGAATGACGGTATCGATATATGGGACCTGGATTCTAaaaccaaaaaaattaatatctccgTACAAAATGTGTTAGAAGTCGCTTATTCGATAGCggaacataaaatttattggatCGATTTCACGAGAAATCTAATGACATGagaaatgaatgaaaataataatatcacaaaaataGCTCGGCTTCAAAATAATGCAAGCAATCTTTGCATCGATTGGGTAGCAAGAAATCTGTATTGGAAGGAATTTGACTtagagttatataaatatgtcattaTGAAGCTCGACTTAACAATGTGGCAAAATGGCATAgtcaaatttgataaaattaaaagcacAACAAATTTCCGTGATATAACTGTATTGCCAACTATGGG aattttatattggaatacaaattcatcaaatttaatgcaattagATTTTGATGGAAAAACCACACAAATCTTTCAATTAGATACATATGATACGTATTACTGCTTTTTTAATACACCAACGTTGTCGACGTATTTCTCCATGATTATTGACGACATGAATATTGAAGAGCCGTTAATTTATTGGACATCGATGGATTACGTGATTGTGACAGACATTGATATTTGTGAtttcaatatcattttaaatgcCACAGATATTAGctatacaaaaagttttaactttttaacgtTTGACAAGacaaacatatacatttcTACATTCGACAATGATGAAATCTatgttttgagaaaaatatatgcacgTCTCGAGAGcgtaaatgcatttaaatatattcaaaaaataaaaatgccatACTCAATTACAAGATTTTATGCTTTCAGTAAATCTTTACAATCATACCCTCCGTCCAGATGTCTGACAcctaaagaaaaagtttacaacattaaaataatggaaGTAATGACAAACAGCatcattgtaaattttacgGAACCGGTTCACAAGAGTggttgtaaaaaatacaatttacctACTACTTTATATACTCTCTACATAAGCTATTGTGTGGACAACAATGGCATTAATAAGTCCGAGGAATTCAAAGTGCAGACGTATGAGCGTTATTACAAAATTCAGAATTTAACACCGCTTACAGAGTACGTGTTACAGTTAAACCTTAGTAATTTTTACGTAGATCAGTTATCGATGAATCCTATATTAGGTTCGGATGACACACTATTTATAAGAACTAAGTTGGGCAAGCTTAATGCACCGGAAAACATAACGGTTCAAACTCTGACACCTACTATAGTGGCAGTTCAATGGATGCCGCCCAAGAAACTGAACTGCGTGCCTGTTACCTACGAAGTGCATTggaaacttattttaatagacGGAATACCACACACGGGCGaacaagtaattaaaatgcCTAAATATACGGCAGATGGCATGTTTTCTACAAAACTTCAGTTGCTATCTGCATATGAGTACTTGatatatgtgcgtgtatatCCAGTTAATTTCAGCGATTTTTACAATGACAGTTCAAGTAAGACCATTCGCACATACTTGGAACCGAACAATATCACTTTGAGCGAAGTCAGCATAAACACCATGAACATATCTTGGATTCCGAGTACCAATCTGATGGTTCTTTGTgcgttaaaatacaaaaatgattCGACAGAAAATTGGCAAACAACAAACAATATTAAGGTGAACTGTaagaaaaaagtaacattctacataaaaaatttacgacCGGAAACTTCATATCAGTTTCTCTTGATACTGAGATATCCCGAGTACGAGGAAAACTTTACATGGCCGTCTGATGAAAGATTTACTTTTTCAACATTAA GTGATGATATTTTGACCACTGCAACAGTGTTTGCCGTTATAGTTATTGTCGTTATACTAATTTGCGTCTGctgcttttattatt gtaagtatattataattttaatagtatatcGACAACGCAAGGAAGGTAATGAGCAAGTTTTACCTTCTATAATGACCGACATCGAATTAGCGAGTTTAGATTTGATGCCTACTAAGAATACTATTCAGTTCAATACGTCATACAGACCTATGTTGCAATGTAATTCGaataaattgatgaaaatcAAACGTGAGCAAATTACAATAACAGAATTACTTGGTAGCGGCGCATTCGGAgag gtGTTTCAAGGAAAAGTaaagaatttagaaaattcGGGCATGGAGATAACCGCTGCTATAAAAATGCTTCGAGAAGGTGCTTCTTTGCAAGaaaaaacgaaatttttaCAGGAGGCCAGGCTTATGAATCGCTTTCGACATAAACATGTGCTAAGATTGTTGGCCGTTTGCTCAGACAAAGATTCTCCATCACTCGTGTTGGAGTTAATGGAAACTGATCTGCTAAAGTATTTGAGAGAGAGTCGAACATTGCAACCATCAGATTCGCATGCTCTGCGTCTGCAAGATTTGCTCGCCATGTGCGAAGATGTTGCGCGAGGCTGTTGCTATCTGGAAGAATTGCGTTTTGTACATAGAGATCTTGCCTGTCGAAATTGCTTAGTATCCGCGAGAGATCGTGAGACTCGTGTCGTTAAAATTGGCGACTTTGGGCTAACTAGAGATGTTTACAGAGATGAATATTACCGTATg aGAAGTGAAGATCTGGTTCCTATTCGCTGGATGGCACTAGAATTTTTGGATACTGGAAAATTTACTTCCCAGAGCGACGTTTGGTCATTCGGAGTGTTAATGTGGGAAATTACATCATTAG GAGGCAGATTGTCGAGACCTTTCAACTGTCCATCAACACTGTACCAGTTGATGGTGTGTTGTTGGAATGTAGAGAATCGCAGACCGAATTTTAAACGttgtctgaaaaatattatagcattGAGAGAGGTCGTAGAAGACGCACTACTAAGTCCAGTGGATAATGAACAAGCGgcaaatgattaa